In one window of Mauremys reevesii isolate NIE-2019 linkage group 22, ASM1616193v1, whole genome shotgun sequence DNA:
- the LOC120388712 gene encoding ADP-ribosylation factor 6-like → MGKMLSKIFGNKEMRILMLGLDAAGKTTILYKLKLGQSVTTIPTVGFNVETVTYKNVKFNVWDVGGQDKIRPLWRHYYTGTQGLIFVVDCADRDRIDEGRQELHRIINDREMRDAIILIFANKQDLPDAMKPHEIQEKLGLTRIRDRNWYVQPSCATSGEGLFEGLMWLTSNYKS, encoded by the coding sequence ATGGGGAAAATGCTGTCCAAGATCTTCGGCAATAAGGAGATGCGGATTCTGATGCTAGGCCTGGACGCGGCCGGCAAGACCACCATCCTTTACAAGCTGAAGCTGGGCCAGTCGGTCACCACCATCCCCACCGTGGGCTTCAACGTGGAGACGGTGACCTACAAGAACGTCAAGTTCAACGTCTGGGACGTGGGGGGCCAGGACAAGATCCGGCCCCTCTGGAGACACTACTACACAGGTACCCAGGGCCTCATCTTCGTGGTGGACTGCGCCGATCGCGACCGGATCGACGAAGGCCGGCAGGAGCTGCACCGCATCATTAACGACCGGGAGATGCGGGACGCCATCATCCTCATCTTCGCCAACAAGCAGGACCTGCCCGATGCCATGAAGCCCCACGAAATCCAGGAGAAACTGGGACTGACGCGCATTAGGGACAGGAATTGGTACGTCCAGCCCTCGTGCGCGACATCCGGGGAAGGACTCTTCGAAGGTCTGATGTGGCTGACATCCAATTACAAATCCTAA